One window from the genome of Nicotiana tomentosiformis chromosome 5, ASM39032v3, whole genome shotgun sequence encodes:
- the LOC138892424 gene encoding uncharacterized protein: protein MNKKNDHERREPKKEKNLVLKADNNDSSGKDTDMGYLTKRFQKMVRRNGGIPKRSSSSKPKGYDLCHKCRKPGHFIKECPLLKQDQYRHNIDKAAKRNPVPDKRFKRKDMVDKIMKQPFAAWGDSSSESGEDDEQGDTSMMAVESEAAEYDSIFA from the coding sequence ATGAATAAGAAGAATGACCATGAAAGAAGAGAGCCCAAAAAagagaagaacctggtcctcaaggCAGACAACAATGACTCGAGTGGTAAGGATACTGACATGGGCTACCTGACAAAGcgatttcagaaaatggttcgcaggaatggaggcattccaaaaaggAGTAGCTCTAGCAAACCAAAAGGTTATGACTTGTGTCATAAATGTAGGAAGCCAGGACATTTCATCAAAGAATGTCCTCTCCTTAAGCAAGACCAGTACAGGCACAACATAGACAAAGcagccaagaggaacccggttcctgacaAGAGATTCAAGAGAAAAGATATGGTTGACAAAATTATGAAACAACCTTTTGCTGCATGGGGTGATTCTTCCAGTGAATCTGGGGAAGATGATGAACAAGGTGACACCTCCATGATGGCAGTTGAAAGcgaagcagctgaatatgactctatctttgcctGA